The sequence below is a genomic window from Patescibacteria group bacterium.
TTATTATTAGCGTGGTGCAGTCTTTCAGTTAAGTTTTTTAAAATATTGCCGTAAATTTTATTAGTTAAATCAGGGTTAGTATTTCTAAGTTTTATAAAATCTTTACCCTTGATAATTAAAATTTTACCGGCCTCAATTATTTCTCCAAAATGGCTGTGTTTTAATTTGGGGTCAACCAGAGAGCTTTCGACGGCAAAGTTATTAGTAGACATAAAAGCTAGAGTTTGCTTTTCGTCCCTGATTTCCCGGGATATTCTGAGAAAACCAGATAAAACAATAAAAAATTCTTGGCGTTTATCGCCAGCCTTAAAAAGTTCCTGGTCTTTTTTTGTTTCTTTAATTTTAGAAATTTTAGCAATCTCGGCCAGTTCATCTGGCTTTAAATTTTTAAAAAGTGTAATTTTTTTTAGTTCTTTTATATTAATCATATTTTTTATGTTATTCTAAGGCTTCCGGATTGACCATATGAGAGATGGCAATAGTTTTAGAAATCTGATCATCTTCGTAGAGTTTTTTTAATGATTGATCCATAGTAATCATACCTTCTTCAGCCGAGGTCTGAATGGCAGTTTTTATTTGAGCGATTTTATTTTCACGAATAAGATTGGAAATAGCCGGTGAGTTAATCAGTATTTCCCGACTAGCAATTCGACCGCCATCTTTTTGAGGCATAAGTTGCTGAGAAATAATACCTTTTAAGAAAAGAGAAATTTGCAGCCTGACCTGGGCTTGCTGATAAGGGGGAAAGACATCAATAATACGATCAATAGTCTGAGCTGCGTTTAAAGTATGTAAAGTAGCTAAAACCAGATGACCAGTTTCAGCCAGAGTAATAGTCGAAGCAATAGTTTCCAAATCTCGCATTTCACCGACCATAATTACGTTTGGATCTTGACGCAAGACGTGTTTTAAGCCTTCAGCAAAAGAAAGCATATCAGAGCCGAGCTGGCGCTGACGGATAATACTTTTTTTAGGATTAAAAATAAATTCAATCGGATCTTCCAAGGTGACAATATGAGCCGTTCTTTCATTGTTAATGAGATTGATCATAGCCGCCAAACTAGTTGATTTACCGCAGCCAGTGGGGCCGGTAATTAATATTAAACCCTGTTTTAAACGCAAAAGATCGTAAACTACTTTAGGCATTTTTAAAGAATCCATAGTTGGTATTTCAGTAGAGATAACTCGAGCCACTAAACCTAAATTATTTTTTTCCCAGTGAATATTAACCCTAAAACGCGAAACATTTTTTATTTCATGTGATATATCTAATTCACGTTTTTCTTTGATAATTCTCTTTTGTTTATCATTAAGAATACTTAAACAGAGCTCTTCTGTGTCTTTGGGAGTGAGAACTGGGTAATCCTTTAATTTTGTTAATTCACCGTCTATTCTAAGAATGGGTGGTTGACCAGCTATAATATGAAGATCTGAGGCATTTTTTTTAACGGCTTCTTTAAACAATTTATCAATTTTGATCATATATTTTTTATTAAAAACCTCGGCCTAAAAACAGAGATTTATTTTTAATATTTATTTTTCTAATCATTATTTCCCTCATTACAGAGTTAATTTTATCAATAATCAACAGGTTGTGTCAAACACAAAATTATTAATATTTTATAAAAAAACAGTTCCTCTAAAAAATGAGGAACTGTTTTTACTTTTATTGAAGGATAAATTTATTCGTTATCTTCTTCTTCGCCTTCTTCAGTTTCTTCTTCTTCTCCGTTTTCTTCAGTTTCTTCTTCTTCATTTTCTTCATTTCCTTCGTCAGTGTTCATATCTTCCATGATGACACCTCCTTTCTTTTTTACTCGCATTTAATTTTTAAAAAGATTTAGTTTAATAAAATCACTGAATTTAAATCAGTGAATTTTATTATTTTGTGCCTTTATACTAGCAGCCAAATTAGGTCTTGTCAAGGGGGGATGTGGAAAAACTATGTATAAATTTTTTGCTGGGCTAAGATAATTTTAAGGCAAAAATTATCAAAAATAATTTTTATTTAATAAATTTCTTCTTTTTTTTCACGAATAAAATTCATCCATTGGTCTAAAACTTCTACCAAAGTTTTAAAAGGGGCTTCAATAATAAAGTCAAGTACAAAAGCAAAAATATTTATCTTTGGTGCTTTTAAAGAAAGCCAACGACCCATTCTAATAATGGGTATAGAAAAGAAATCAATTAAAGCGCCAATAACTGTTTTTTTCTTTTCCACTATAATAAGCTCGCGTGTGGTTTCTCGGCTTTTAATACCAAAGAAACTAACCAGAGAAAGAAAAAGTAGAAAGAGAAAAATACTAACCGCGTTAAAATTAAATAATCTTAAAATGTAAACAATTAAACCAAAAGAAATGCTAAAAACTATAAAATATAAAATGTTAAAAATTACATTCCATTTAGCGCGATACTTGATTGGTTTTTTAAAATGCTCAAATTTAAATTCTTTTTCTCTTTCATAAACGAGACTGTTAATAGCTTTAATAACTTGGGCTGTATTTTTTTTGGTCGGTATTTTTATACTGGCAGCTATAAATATTAAAAGTATAGGGTGAAAAAATACATTGGTAATCAGGGCTGGATAATGAATTGTGTTATAAGCCAGCACATCAAAAGGCAGCTCTAAAACAAAGGCTAGTACAGTTTTAGTTAAGATTATATAAATAACAGCCCTTAAAGTACTTCTTTTGAGTTTTTCTTTAGCCTTTTTATAGCGAAAACGACAGGCTCTTTTTATATGTTGGTTTAATAGATCAGGTTTAGTTAATATTGAGCGGGCTTTTTCCTTATTGTGTTTTATAATATCTTTGAGAATAGTGAGAATAATAATATATTTT
It includes:
- a CDS encoding type IV pilus twitching motility protein PilT; translation: MIKIDKLFKEAVKKNASDLHIIAGQPPILRIDGELTKLKDYPVLTPKDTEELCLSILNDKQKRIIKEKRELDISHEIKNVSRFRVNIHWEKNNLGLVARVISTEIPTMDSLKMPKVVYDLLRLKQGLILITGPTGCGKSTSLAAMINLINNERTAHIVTLEDPIEFIFNPKKSIIRQRQLGSDMLSFAEGLKHVLRQDPNVIMVGEMRDLETIASTITLAETGHLVLATLHTLNAAQTIDRIIDVFPPYQQAQVRLQISLFLKGIISQQLMPQKDGGRIASREILINSPAISNLIRENKIAQIKTAIQTSAEEGMITMDQSLKKLYEDDQISKTIAISHMVNPEALE